In Ignavibacteriales bacterium, the following are encoded in one genomic region:
- the bshA gene encoding N-acetyl-alpha-D-glucosaminyl L-malate synthase BshA has product MKIGITCYPTYGGSGVVATELGKALALRGHEVHFISYAIPTRLTAFVDNIFYHEVEMYSYPLFEFPLYSLALTSKMVEVAKINELDLIHAHYAIPHATSAFLAREILKAEKMSEKELKVITTLHGTDITLIGLEPSFLPTMKFSIEQSDGVTAVSNFLRDKTKSNYQIEKDIEVIPNFIDTEKYRRLNNEHTKCFKEKFAPDGEKILIHISNFRALKRVQDVIKIFAAVNEEVPSKLLLVGDGPDRSECERLATDLGVFERVKFMGKQDILVELLSISDLFIMPSQSESFGLSALEAMSCSVPVVSTSIGGLPELNVHGETGYIAEIGDVERMSKYAIELLTNTKKYDYFSKKARERALKFKEDNIVPLYEEFYEKVLTENKKEQVI; this is encoded by the coding sequence ATGAAAATTGGAATTACTTGCTATCCTACCTATGGCGGAAGCGGTGTTGTGGCTACGGAATTGGGAAAAGCGCTTGCTTTGAGGGGACATGAAGTCCACTTTATATCGTATGCAATACCTACCCGCCTCACGGCTTTTGTGGATAATATTTTTTATCATGAGGTGGAGATGTACAGCTATCCGCTTTTTGAATTTCCTCTATATAGCCTGGCGCTCACCAGTAAAATGGTCGAAGTAGCTAAAATAAATGAGTTGGATCTAATACATGCCCACTATGCAATACCGCATGCGACGAGCGCGTTCCTCGCGAGAGAGATACTCAAAGCCGAAAAGATGAGCGAAAAGGAATTAAAAGTAATAACTACTCTCCACGGTACGGACATTACGCTGATCGGGTTGGAGCCGAGTTTTCTGCCGACGATGAAATTCAGCATAGAGCAGTCAGATGGTGTAACAGCGGTTTCTAATTTTTTGAGAGATAAGACTAAATCCAATTACCAGATCGAGAAGGATATCGAAGTGATCCCTAACTTTATAGATACAGAGAAATACAGGAGGCTGAATAACGAGCACACGAAATGCTTTAAGGAGAAATTTGCGCCGGATGGAGAAAAGATATTAATACATATATCAAATTTTCGCGCGCTGAAGAGAGTACAGGATGTTATAAAGATATTCGCAGCGGTGAATGAAGAAGTACCGTCGAAACTTTTACTTGTTGGTGATGGTCCGGATAGGAGTGAGTGCGAGAGGCTAGCGACGGATCTGGGCGTATTCGAAAGGGTGAAATTTATGGGAAAGCAGGATATATTAGTAGAGCTACTTTCTATATCGGACTTATTTATTATGCCTTCGCAATCGGAGAGCTTTGGTCTCTCGGCACTGGAGGCGATGAGTTGCAGCGTACCGGTAGTATCGACCAGTATAGGAGGTTTACCTGAACTTAATGTTCACGGTGAGACGGGGTATATAGCAGAGATCGGTGACGTGGAAAGGATGTCAAAGTATGCGATCGAGCTTCTCACTAATACTAAGAAGTATGATTATTTTAGCAAGAAAGCTCGTGAGAGGGCATTGAAGTTTAAAGAGGATAATATAGTACCTCTGTATGAAGAATTTTACGAAAAAGTATTAACCGAAAATAAAAAAGAGCAGGTTATTTAG
- the lptC gene encoding LPS export ABC transporter periplasmic protein LptC, with amino-acid sequence MNIKPEKILLLFLLVIFLTSCDEKLEPPKTDINPLDIPDQESWNSTVSFSDSGNVVAILDAGYMGHYEGKGYIKIDSGAKVDFYKNGQIVSTLTGKHGLVLDSTKDIEILDSVVVINKEGSILKTEKLFWNNKEQRVYSDKFVSIKTPTEDIQGIGFESDQNLQNYRIYKVTGTFDK; translated from the coding sequence ATGAATATCAAACCCGAAAAAATCCTTCTACTCTTCCTGCTTGTCATTTTCTTAACCTCCTGTGATGAGAAGCTCGAACCACCTAAGACTGATATTAACCCGCTCGATATTCCCGACCAGGAAAGCTGGAACTCTACCGTATCCTTCTCCGATTCAGGCAATGTCGTCGCCATACTTGATGCCGGATATATGGGACACTATGAAGGTAAGGGGTACATAAAGATCGACAGTGGAGCAAAAGTCGATTTCTATAAAAATGGACAGATCGTATCTACGCTAACCGGGAAACATGGACTGGTGCTGGACTCTACGAAAGACATCGAGATACTCGACAGCGTGGTAGTCATCAATAAAGAAGGGAGCATCCTTAAAACGGAAAAGCTGTTTTGGAACAACAAAGAGCAAAGAGTGTACTCGGATAAATTCGTAAGTATAAAGACTCCAACCGAAGATATTCAGGGTATCGGCTTCGAATCCGATCAGAATCTGCAAAACTACAGGATCTATAAGGTAACAGGGACTTTTGATAAATGA
- a CDS encoding T9SS type A sorting domain-containing protein has protein sequence MRKLFTQSIFFILLGIVIFFFYNFYPDNDPYKYDIAPHPDDITTSTDIFPYPISWNFYFAEIPGLNFGTVGAAYFKGKYYLNTWNQANVCFTLQGSGPQNEPLMSTLDSISSPPYVGAIRDMTIGTDGSGNEFLWGGKAADVLYKMDSNLNVKAEYTIAGGQFRAIAWDPNRKGFWNSNFTGDIICHDTLGNIKGIIPSTLSGKYGFAWDSLTTPDTALLWVWNQAGGTGNNTLNRINIVSGVLTASYSIDLYPTSVAGGANIFKFGNTYKLLLNFQSAGVVCYDLTNDSANNCTLAYYRNNLSKSIPDNNPGGVYDTLRIDNYRGTPGNLNIVLDTVYHSWVGDLTMILYHEGLADTLMLNPGNAFGSSFGSSGDNFIGTQIADDGTIRMDSITALMAPCTSPPKFRPGTKFGMDSLSKFLNTDINGDWVLFIRDGFGGDTGVLEAWHLCIEDLSTGITGYEQENKQFYLAQNYPNPFNPETTIEYHIPKPGTVSIKIYDITGREIAVLENSFKNTGTYKVIFDGSSLSSGIYFYTLQTENLTSVKKMILLK, from the coding sequence ATGCGAAAATTATTTACTCAATCTATTTTTTTTATATTACTGGGCATAGTTATTTTCTTTTTCTATAACTTTTACCCGGATAATGATCCCTATAAATATGATATCGCCCCGCACCCCGATGATATCACAACTTCCACCGATATATTTCCATACCCTATAAGCTGGAATTTTTATTTTGCTGAAATTCCCGGTCTGAATTTTGGTACCGTTGGAGCCGCATATTTTAAAGGCAAATATTACCTCAATACCTGGAATCAAGCTAATGTGTGCTTTACCCTTCAAGGAAGTGGTCCACAAAATGAACCTCTTATGAGTACGCTTGATTCAATAAGTTCTCCACCCTATGTCGGAGCAATAAGGGATATGACTATAGGAACAGACGGATCCGGAAATGAATTTCTGTGGGGAGGGAAAGCAGCCGATGTTTTATATAAAATGGATTCAAACTTGAATGTAAAAGCAGAATATACTATCGCGGGAGGGCAATTCCGTGCCATAGCCTGGGATCCGAATCGAAAAGGTTTCTGGAACAGCAACTTTACCGGCGATATTATATGTCATGACACCCTGGGTAATATAAAAGGAATTATCCCTTCCACATTATCCGGAAAATACGGGTTTGCCTGGGACAGCCTCACAACACCTGACACTGCATTGCTCTGGGTGTGGAACCAGGCAGGAGGTACGGGAAACAATACGCTGAATAGAATAAACATTGTTTCAGGAGTACTAACTGCCTCTTATAGTATCGATCTCTATCCTACCAGTGTTGCCGGGGGAGCAAATATTTTCAAATTCGGAAATACCTATAAGCTTCTGCTTAATTTTCAAAGCGCTGGAGTGGTTTGCTACGACCTTACGAACGATAGTGCAAATAACTGCACACTCGCATATTATCGGAATAATCTTTCTAAATCCATTCCGGATAATAATCCTGGAGGAGTGTATGATACCCTGAGAATAGATAATTACAGGGGAACACCGGGAAATTTAAATATTGTACTCGATACGGTTTATCACTCCTGGGTTGGCGACCTTACTATGATTCTTTATCATGAGGGACTGGCAGACACATTAATGCTAAACCCCGGGAATGCCTTTGGAAGTTCTTTCGGATCCAGTGGAGACAATTTTATCGGTACTCAGATCGCTGATGATGGAACGATCAGGATGGACTCGATCACCGCACTTATGGCGCCGTGTACGTCTCCGCCAAAGTTCAGGCCTGGGACAAAGTTTGGTATGGATTCACTTTCAAAGTTCCTCAATACTGATATCAATGGTGACTGGGTACTATTCATAAGAGACGGCTTCGGCGGTGACACAGGTGTACTCGAAGCGTGGCATCTTTGCATTGAAGACCTCTCGACAGGTATTACGGGATATGAGCAGGAAAATAAACAGTTTTATCTTGCCCAAAACTACCCTAACCCATTTAACCCTGAGACAACAATCGAATATCACATTCCAAAACCGGGAACGGTAAGCATAAAGATATATGATATAACCGGGCGTGAGATAGCAGTATTAGAAAACTCCTTCAAAAATACAGGAACATACAAAGTAATCTTCGATGGCAGTTCACTCTCCAGCGGAATCTACTTCTACACACTCCAGACGGAAAACCTTACCAGTGTTAAAAAGATGATTTTATTAAAGTAA
- a CDS encoding KpsF/GutQ family sugar-phosphate isomerase, which yields MAGSKSKDTIIRDAKKVISIEKQAIDDLQKRFAKPGFRDNFASAIDLLYKCKGKVVVMGIGKSGIIAQKIVATFNSTGTYSIFLHTADTIHGDLGAIREDDVVLIISKSGSTNDIKTLLPIFKSQKIKIVSIVGNMRSELARLSDYTIDASVNKEACPHNLAPTSSTTVTLVIGDAIAISLLQKKGFSENDFATLHPGGNLGAKLLLKVEDIMVKGEDIPRVKENAMLKEVIYEMSSKRLGCTAVVNGKSIKGFITDGDIRRYLEKNMNLENTKAKDVMTKNPKKVKSNMLAKRALEFMEDNKITQLLVSDSDGKLAGIVHMHKLIETGL from the coding sequence GTGGCAGGTTCAAAGAGTAAAGACACAATAATCAGAGATGCAAAAAAAGTGATCTCGATCGAAAAGCAGGCGATCGACGATCTGCAGAAAAGATTTGCAAAACCTGGATTTAGGGATAACTTTGCTTCTGCGATCGACCTTCTTTACAAGTGCAAAGGCAAAGTAGTCGTCATGGGTATTGGAAAATCCGGGATTATAGCCCAAAAGATTGTAGCTACTTTCAATTCCACCGGAACATACTCCATATTCCTGCACACAGCCGATACCATTCACGGTGACCTTGGAGCAATTCGTGAAGATGATGTCGTTTTGATAATTTCAAAGAGCGGCAGTACAAACGACATAAAGACACTCCTGCCGATATTCAAATCCCAGAAGATAAAGATCGTTTCGATTGTAGGTAATATGAGGTCCGAATTAGCGCGCCTCTCTGATTACACAATAGATGCCTCGGTAAATAAGGAAGCCTGCCCGCATAATCTCGCTCCTACTTCCTCGACGACGGTTACACTTGTGATAGGCGATGCAATTGCAATATCTCTCCTGCAAAAGAAGGGTTTTTCTGAAAATGATTTTGCGACACTGCACCCGGGAGGTAACCTCGGTGCGAAACTTCTTCTCAAAGTTGAGGATATAATGGTAAAGGGTGAAGATATACCCCGCGTCAAAGAAAACGCTATGCTCAAAGAAGTTATCTACGAAATGTCATCCAAACGCCTCGGCTGTACCGCCGTTGTGAATGGAAAAAGCATTAAGGGATTTATTACTGACGGAGATATTCGACGTTATCTTGAGAAAAATATGAACCTTGAAAATACCAAAGCTAAGGATGTTATGACTAAGAACCCGAAGAAAGTGAAATCTAATATGCTCGCCAAAAGAGCGCTGGAATTTATGGAAGATAACAAAATCACACAACTTCTTGTCTCTGATAGTGACGGCAAACTGGCAGGCATCGTTCACATGCACAAATTAATTGAGACCGGATTGTGA
- a CDS encoding S8 family peptidase, with protein sequence MFVIVVVVLVIALSGPTNSESNYLHFYRDKNYVEGEMLVMLKKNVDVNEFISKHDNIGLTVKEPVIEEYNLWLVQFDKTRSESVDALISMVESPDVEIAQFNHYVKERQTFPDDTRFNEMWDMHNTGQSGGTVDADIDAPEAWDITTGGVTADGDTIVCAVIDGGFYLNHADVSFWKNWGEIPGNSIDDDSNGYVDDINGWNAYNDNGNVTASGTHGTHVSGTVGAKGNNTLGVTGVNWNVKVMAVQGSSGTESVVLKAYRYVQRQRQLYNQTNGQKGAYVVSTNSSFGVDFGQPANFPLWCAYYDSLGAEGILSAGAGPNLGIDIDVQGDVPTTCPSYYMIAVTNTTRTDQRNSGAGYGPINMDIGAPGTTILSTTSASNYGTSTGTSMATPHVCGAVGLMYAAADPSLIALSKTDPDSVAALMKMMMMENVDSLASLSNILSKGRLNLYKSVLAASTITAVTVNNNVTPESYKLSQNYPNPFNPATNIEFSIPVKGFVSLKIYDITGREVAQLVNTHLYPGLYTANFDASRLSSGVYFYTLRAEGFTQTKKMLLVK encoded by the coding sequence ATGTTTGTAATTGTTGTGGTTGTTTTAGTGATAGCGCTATCCGGACCAACTAACAGCGAGAGCAACTACCTTCACTTCTATAGAGATAAAAATTATGTTGAAGGGGAAATGTTAGTGATGCTTAAAAAGAACGTTGATGTAAACGAATTTATAAGCAAACACGACAATATCGGCTTAACGGTAAAAGAGCCGGTTATTGAAGAATATAACTTATGGTTAGTGCAGTTTGACAAAACTAGATCGGAATCGGTCGATGCTCTTATATCAATGGTTGAAAGTCCTGACGTGGAGATTGCGCAGTTCAATCATTATGTAAAAGAGCGTCAGACATTCCCGGATGATACGAGATTCAACGAAATGTGGGATATGCACAATACCGGTCAGTCCGGCGGAACTGTAGATGCTGATATAGATGCTCCCGAAGCGTGGGATATAACAACAGGCGGTGTGACTGCCGATGGAGACACTATCGTTTGTGCTGTCATAGACGGCGGTTTCTATTTAAATCATGCAGACGTTAGCTTCTGGAAAAACTGGGGTGAGATCCCGGGTAATAGCATCGATGACGACTCTAACGGATACGTGGATGATATTAACGGATGGAATGCATACAATGACAACGGTAACGTTACTGCAAGTGGTACACACGGAACTCACGTTAGCGGTACAGTTGGTGCAAAAGGTAATAATACCCTTGGGGTCACCGGTGTAAACTGGAATGTAAAAGTAATGGCAGTACAGGGTTCTTCCGGAACTGAATCTGTCGTACTGAAAGCATATAGATATGTACAAAGACAAAGACAACTATACAATCAAACCAATGGTCAAAAGGGTGCATATGTTGTTTCAACAAATTCATCCTTCGGTGTCGACTTTGGCCAGCCTGCTAATTTTCCTCTCTGGTGTGCATATTATGATTCGCTTGGCGCAGAGGGTATCCTTAGTGCCGGAGCCGGTCCAAACCTAGGCATCGACATCGATGTCCAGGGCGATGTACCGACTACATGCCCCAGTTATTACATGATAGCCGTTACCAATACGACCAGAACAGACCAGAGAAATAGCGGTGCGGGTTACGGACCTATTAATATGGATATTGGCGCACCGGGTACTACAATACTTTCCACTACATCAGCAAGCAATTACGGGACAAGCACCGGTACTTCGATGGCTACTCCTCACGTTTGCGGAGCAGTAGGGCTGATGTACGCCGCCGCAGATCCGTCACTTATTGCGTTATCAAAAACTGATCCCGATTCTGTTGCCGCATTGATGAAAATGATGATGATGGAAAATGTTGATTCTCTTGCATCTTTGAGCAACATACTATCCAAAGGTAGACTTAATCTTTATAAATCAGTACTCGCTGCAAGTACAATTACAGCCGTTACTGTCAATAATAACGTTACTCCGGAATCATATAAACTTTCACAAAACTATCCTAATCCGTTTAACCCGGCTACAAATATAGAATTCTCTATCCCGGTAAAAGGCTTCGTTTCGCTAAAGATATATGACATAACAGGCAGAGAGGTAGCTCAGCTTGTTAATACTCATCTGTATCCCGGATTATATACGGCTAATTTTGATGCGAGCAGGCTCTCGAGCGGGGTTTATTTCTATACTCTCAGAGCGGAAGGATTTACTCAAACAAAGAAAATGCTGTTAGTAAAATAA
- the rlmD gene encoding 23S rRNA (uracil(1939)-C(5))-methyltransferase RlmD has protein sequence MKKGDEIEIIIEDMNDDGRGVGRTGEGMVIFADKVVPGDKALVRIRKKRNKYAEASFLELLEPSKYRIDPRCEYFGTCGGCKIQNLEYDRQLAFKKGVVENAFKRIGGFDGLEFPEVMGSDDIFFYRNKMEFSFSDDKWVVNPDDAGEEKERFALGLHVPRFHSKIIDIHECFLQSEVSNRILNFTRDFFKERAMSVYSTQTHEGFLRFLIIREGKNTNELMVNLVTYEHDEGLMNEYAEKLRETAPEVTTLVNGLSNKRAQVAFAEDEKVIFGSGIIHEKLIRQDGKEFSFKISPNSFFQTNTMQAQKLYDVALEFGEFTKEDKVLDLYCGAGSIGIFISDKVDSVLGVELIEDAISNANENMTLNSITNAEFIVSDIKDFLLSNDVKAYNKIILDPPRSGLHPKICEILSETNLDRIVYVSCNPSTQARDLKLICGMGKYGIEKIQPVDMFPHTYHVENVISLVRIG, from the coding sequence ATGAAAAAAGGCGACGAAATAGAGATAATTATAGAAGATATGAACGATGACGGTCGCGGAGTGGGTCGTACCGGGGAAGGAATGGTAATATTTGCGGATAAAGTCGTGCCGGGAGACAAAGCCCTGGTGCGGATACGAAAGAAGAGAAATAAATATGCCGAGGCAAGCTTCCTCGAACTGCTGGAGCCCTCAAAATACCGCATAGACCCGCGCTGTGAGTACTTCGGCACGTGCGGAGGGTGTAAGATACAAAACCTTGAGTATGACAGACAGCTTGCATTTAAAAAGGGTGTGGTAGAGAATGCGTTCAAAAGGATAGGCGGATTCGATGGATTGGAATTCCCGGAAGTGATGGGGAGCGATGACATTTTCTTTTACAGGAACAAGATGGAATTTTCATTTTCAGATGATAAGTGGGTGGTTAATCCGGATGATGCCGGTGAAGAGAAAGAGAGATTTGCGCTTGGGCTTCACGTCCCGCGCTTTCATTCAAAAATAATCGATATCCACGAATGTTTTTTGCAATCGGAAGTTTCAAACAGGATACTGAATTTCACGAGGGATTTTTTTAAAGAGAGAGCCATGTCGGTTTACTCTACACAAACGCATGAAGGGTTTCTCAGGTTTTTAATAATACGTGAAGGCAAGAATACGAACGAACTCATGGTGAACCTTGTGACATATGAGCATGATGAGGGACTGATGAATGAGTATGCAGAAAAGCTGAGGGAGACTGCACCGGAAGTAACAACGCTTGTGAACGGGCTGTCGAATAAACGCGCGCAGGTTGCATTCGCGGAGGATGAAAAAGTTATCTTCGGTTCCGGAATAATCCACGAGAAGCTGATTCGGCAGGACGGGAAAGAATTTTCTTTTAAGATATCCCCCAACTCTTTTTTTCAGACAAACACTATGCAGGCGCAAAAACTGTATGATGTCGCCCTGGAGTTCGGGGAGTTTACAAAGGAGGATAAGGTGCTGGACCTTTATTGCGGTGCCGGTTCGATAGGGATCTTTATTTCGGATAAGGTTGACAGTGTGCTGGGTGTCGAACTGATAGAAGATGCCATCTCCAATGCGAATGAAAATATGACATTGAACAGTATCACAAACGCAGAGTTCATTGTTTCGGATATAAAGGATTTTCTTCTGAGCAATGATGTAAAGGCATATAATAAGATAATACTGGACCCACCAAGGTCCGGGCTTCATCCCAAAATCTGCGAGATACTATCCGAAACGAATCTCGATAGAATAGTATATGTTAGCTGTAATCCATCCACACAAGCCCGCGACCTGAAACTCATCTGCGGAATGGGGAAATACGGAATTGAGAAGATCCAGCCCGTGGATATGTTCCCTCATACATACCACGTGGAAAATGTGATAAGCCTGGTGAGAATCGGCTAA
- a CDS encoding S8 family peptidase produces MKKTLLKILSWAFYSLTLFALVLLLSDSGTSTGHSITSPTANEMVSNEIIVLLSKNSDVNSITSNNPEVTFTVKEAISRELNMWLINYHAPEGDSPQDILGNLMDNNNNILTAQFNYKVSLRENSPDDPRFDEQWGLSNTGQLGGTPNADIKALKAWDITTGGFTKDGKEIVIAVIDDGFFLQHSDLTFWKNDHEIPGNNVDDDGNGYVDDYDGWNAAQNNSVIIPQDHGTRVCGVIGAKGNNYNGIAGVNWRVSIMPIEIGTFPDIDEASVLKAYAYVLNQRKLYNQTGGLKGCYVVATNSSFGLDFEQPENHPIWCELYNLMGREGIISVAATMNNHSNVDVTGDVPTACSSDYLITVTSTTRTDELYGGSAYGPTTIDIGAPGVSILSTYNINQYSNAVGTSLAAPHVTGVVGLLYAAAHQTYIDYGNQYPDSLALLFKKFILGGTDQLGSLNGLIVSDGRLNLYKTLKSVERPLGSDNFIPTAYSLKQNYPNPFNPGTSIVYDVLDAVNVKISVFNILGQEVGVLVNSFQTKGRYTVHFDASSLPSGVYYYRIQSKYFSDVKKMVLLK; encoded by the coding sequence ATGAAAAAGACATTATTAAAAATACTAAGCTGGGCATTCTATTCATTGACGCTATTTGCGCTTGTACTATTATTGTCAGATTCAGGCACAAGTACGGGGCACAGCATCACCTCACCAACCGCCAACGAGATGGTCAGTAATGAGATCATTGTCCTGCTAAGCAAAAATTCTGATGTAAACTCTATCACGTCAAATAATCCGGAGGTTACGTTTACCGTAAAGGAAGCTATCTCAAGAGAACTTAACATGTGGTTGATTAATTACCACGCACCCGAGGGAGATTCACCACAGGATATACTTGGCAACTTGATGGACAATAACAATAACATCTTAACGGCACAGTTTAATTACAAAGTATCCCTCCGCGAAAATTCTCCCGACGATCCCCGCTTCGATGAGCAATGGGGTTTAAGTAATACCGGACAACTCGGTGGCACACCTAATGCCGACATAAAAGCCCTCAAAGCATGGGATATAACAACCGGAGGATTTACAAAGGACGGAAAGGAGATCGTAATTGCCGTCATAGATGACGGATTCTTTCTCCAGCATAGTGACCTCACATTTTGGAAAAATGATCATGAGATTCCGGGTAATAATGTCGATGATGACGGGAATGGATATGTTGATGACTATGACGGATGGAACGCCGCACAAAATAACAGTGTAATAATTCCGCAGGATCATGGAACCAGGGTTTGCGGTGTGATCGGGGCTAAGGGTAATAACTATAACGGCATTGCCGGCGTTAATTGGCGTGTGAGCATAATGCCGATTGAAATAGGTACATTTCCGGATATCGATGAAGCATCTGTCCTCAAAGCATATGCCTATGTCTTAAATCAAAGAAAACTTTACAATCAAACCGGCGGCCTAAAGGGATGCTACGTTGTCGCAACCAATTCCTCTTTTGGGCTGGACTTTGAGCAGCCTGAGAACCATCCTATCTGGTGTGAGCTGTATAACCTCATGGGAAGAGAGGGCATCATCAGCGTAGCCGCAACAATGAATAATCACTCGAATGTTGACGTCACAGGTGATGTACCAACTGCCTGCTCAAGTGATTATCTTATCACGGTTACCAGTACCACCCGTACAGATGAACTATACGGAGGCTCCGCTTATGGTCCAACAACCATCGATATCGGTGCCCCGGGTGTATCGATACTCTCTACATATAATATAAACCAATACAGTAATGCTGTCGGAACATCCCTCGCAGCACCGCATGTAACAGGTGTAGTAGGATTACTGTATGCCGCGGCTCATCAGACATACATAGATTATGGTAATCAGTATCCTGATTCACTCGCACTGCTTTTCAAAAAATTCATTCTTGGCGGAACCGATCAGCTTGGTTCATTGAACGGACTTATCGTTTCGGATGGGCGCCTCAATCTATATAAAACACTAAAAAGCGTCGAACGTCCTTTGGGATCGGATAACTTTATTCCCACAGCTTATTCTCTTAAACAAAACTACCCAAATCCATTTAACCCGGGTACATCTATTGTATATGATGTTCTCGACGCTGTAAATGTGAAAATATCTGTCTTTAATATCCTCGGACAGGAAGTAGGTGTTTTGGTAAACTCATTCCAAACAAAAGGCAGATATACCGTACATTTTGATGCTTCTTCCCTGCCTTCCGGCGTCTACTACTATCGTATCCAGTCAAAATACTTCTCTGACGTAAAAAAAATGGTCCTCTTAAAGTAA
- the lptC gene encoding LPS export ABC transporter periplasmic protein LptC yields the protein MKLLHLNIVFLLLIAVSAFSQEKVELKNADQLQGSVKDGKNVREATGNVILQQGNITVYCNSATQYIDDNMVDLRGNVRIIQDTLTLLTSHGMYYGNEKRATGNGGITLKDQNATLTASSGVYYFNEAKAIFNGNVHVVNPEYDITSDKLTYFRNTEDSYADGNVTVTTDSAIVTAEKVDFFKRQGKTQAYQNAKLVSDSTIITADTLTNFSHEKKSYATGNVKIVSENNNTIVFGDYLENYEKENHTKVTGHARLIYAEEDKDTLFIYSKSMEAFRNDPEYYVATDSVETIRGDFLSKSGLSTYYADSETVSLSILPIVWQNDSQMTGDSIYADLPGKKLQTIYIRKLEELPGTRSSFVISQNAEEGFPDRYNQVKGTDITMHFQDEKIHNVDVTGSAQSIYYLFEEKKANGVNRAEGKNMKIDFDDDEQVVKIVLESDPEGQYIPEIKIPGENLILNGFDFREDKPEKQY from the coding sequence ATGAAGCTTTTGCACCTAAATATCGTCTTTCTCCTTTTGATCGCTGTATCGGCCTTTTCGCAGGAAAAAGTCGAGCTCAAAAATGCAGACCAGCTTCAGGGCAGTGTAAAGGACGGCAAGAACGTACGGGAAGCAACCGGTAACGTTATCCTTCAACAGGGCAATATTACCGTTTACTGCAACTCAGCCACGCAGTATATTGACGATAACATGGTTGACCTCAGAGGCAATGTCCGCATCATACAGGATACCCTCACGTTGCTTACCTCACACGGTATGTATTACGGAAATGAAAAACGTGCCACCGGCAATGGAGGCATTACACTCAAAGACCAGAATGCCACACTTACCGCAAGCTCCGGCGTATATTATTTCAATGAAGCGAAAGCAATATTTAACGGCAATGTACACGTTGTAAATCCCGAATATGACATCACGTCCGATAAACTTACTTATTTTAGGAATACCGAGGATTCTTATGCTGACGGCAATGTAACTGTTACAACTGACTCGGCCATAGTAACAGCGGAAAAGGTTGACTTTTTCAAACGGCAGGGAAAAACACAGGCTTACCAAAATGCAAAGCTCGTAAGTGATTCGACAATCATTACTGCGGATACCCTTACAAATTTCTCCCATGAAAAGAAATCTTATGCAACGGGAAATGTTAAGATTGTCAGCGAGAATAATAACACTATAGTTTTTGGAGACTACCTGGAAAATTACGAAAAGGAAAACCATACGAAAGTAACCGGGCATGCGCGGCTCATTTACGCGGAGGAAGATAAAGACACGCTCTTCATTTACAGCAAAAGCATGGAGGCATTCCGCAATGACCCTGAATATTATGTTGCTACTGATAGCGTAGAAACGATCCGCGGCGACTTCCTGTCTAAATCCGGACTCAGCACCTACTACGCGGATTCTGAAACTGTCTCACTATCTATTCTTCCTATCGTTTGGCAAAATGATTCCCAGATGACAGGCGACTCGATCTACGCAGACCTTCCAGGGAAAAAGTTACAGACCATTTACATCAGAAAACTCGAAGAGCTTCCCGGCACCCGGTCGTCATTCGTTATATCCCAAAATGCCGAAGAAGGTTTCCCCGATCGCTATAACCAGGTAAAAGGCACCGACATCACAATGCACTTTCAGGATGAAAAGATCCATAACGTGGACGTGACCGGGAGTGCTCAGAGTATTTACTACCTGTTCGAAGAAAAAAAAGCAAACGGAGTAAATCGCGCCGAAGGAAAAAACATGAAAATTGACTTTGATGACGACGAGCAGGTCGTAAAAATTGTCCTCGAATCAGATCCTGAGGGTCAGTATATTCCTGAAATAAAAATTCCCGGTGAAAATCTCATTCTTAACGGATTTGATTTTCGAGAGGACAAACCCGAAAAACAGTACTAG